The stretch of DNA CGGGTCGTCGCCGGCCAGTACCAGGTGCGCCAGATAGTTCATGCCCTTCCCCCTGCGTTCGTTGCCGGCAAGGCCCGCGCCGTGGCGCGGACCAGATTCCAGATGACCTCGGCCGCCAGTGACAGCGAGCGGTTGTGACGTCTGGCCAGCATGATCTGCCGCGTAACCTGCGGCAACAGCGGCAAGGCCAGCAGCCCGGCATTGTCCGGCAGCGGCAGGGCCAGCGCCGGCATCACCGAAATGCCGATGCCCGCCTCGACCAGCCGGAACACCGTGGTCGCGTGCCCGACCTCCTGCGCGATCTCGCAGACAATTTTCCGTTCGGCCAGCACCCGGTCGATCAGTGGCCGGCTGCCGGAGTGACAATCGAGCAGCACCAGCCGTTCGCCGGCCAGCGCCTCCCAGCGTACCGCGTGCTGGCCGGCCAGCCGGTGACCGCGCGGGCAGATCAGGCAGAACGGATCGGTCAGTACTGTCTCCAGTTCCAGTTCGTCATGCCGGATCGGATCGACAATCACGGCAAAGTCCACCTCGCCATCACGCACCGCCTCCAGCACCTGCCGCTGTGCCAGATCGTGCAGCACCAGCCGGACTTGCGGGTATTGCCGGTTCGATTCGGCAATGACCGTCGGCATCAGGCTGGCGGAAATCGTCGGTGCGCAGGCGACCTGCACCCGGCCGCTGCGCTGTGCGCTGCGGCTGCGCGCCGTCAGCAGCAGGGTGTCGAGTTCCCCCAGCAGCCGTTCCAGCTCACCGGCCAGCACCCGGCCTTCCGGCGTGGTTTCGACATCGCGCGTGGTGCGGTCCACCAGGCGGACCGCCAGTTCGGCCTCCAGCTCACGCAGGCAGCGGCTGACTGCCGACTGGGTCAGACCGATTTCGGCACCGGCACGGCCAAAGCCACGATGGCGGACGACGGCCAGAAATACGCGCAGCTGGCGCAAGGTAATGTTCATGCGTGAAATTCATCAATGCATCTGATAAATGAATTTGTATCCTATTCGGTTTCGCGGTGAAATGCAGCGCATGACGGCCATCCCGCCGTATTCCTGTCCTCCACCTCCGCCGGAACCTGCCATGAGACGTCCCCGCTTCCTGCCGGACAATTTCACCCTCGCGCTGGTCGCCACCGTCATTCTCGCCAGCCTGCTGCCGTGCGAAGGCCGGGTCGCCGAGACTTTCGATCTGATCACCAATCTCGCCATCGGGCTGCTGTTCTTCCTGCATGGCGCCAAGCTGCCGCGCGAAGCGGTGGTCGCCGGCATCACCCACTGGCGGCTGCATCTGGTGGTCCTGCTGTGC from Microvirgula aerodenitrificans DSM 15089 encodes:
- a CDS encoding LysR family transcriptional regulator — translated: MNITLRQLRVFLAVVRHRGFGRAGAEIGLTQSAVSRCLRELEAELAVRLVDRTTRDVETTPEGRVLAGELERLLGELDTLLLTARSRSAQRSGRVQVACAPTISASLMPTVIAESNRQYPQVRLVLHDLAQRQVLEAVRDGEVDFAVIVDPIRHDELELETVLTDPFCLICPRGHRLAGQHAVRWEALAGERLVLLDCHSGSRPLIDRVLAERKIVCEIAQEVGHATTVFRLVEAGIGISVMPALALPLPDNAGLLALPLLPQVTRQIMLARRHNRSLSLAAEVIWNLVRATARALPATNAGGRA